In Artemia franciscana chromosome 8, ASM3288406v1, whole genome shotgun sequence, a genomic segment contains:
- the LOC136030554 gene encoding putative OPA3-like protein CG13603, producing MVVGVPLAKLGVLAIRQLSKPFAQWIARRAKNNYYFRTYICMPTAQSYHRFEVRTKMWAMNMHKPEQIEKLDENAAIESGATILGEFIIFSIGVLLVSMEYARQVKKDSAKEQARLDAWNELENKVNCVCESIQGYEQQVHQLKDLLQKLEKSMNEKVKSKT from the exons ATGGTCGTGGGTGTGCCTCTGGCTAAACTTGGAGTCCTGGCGATTAGACAGTTAAGCAAACCTTTTGCCCAATGGATTGCAAGAAGAGCAAAGAATAATTACTATTTTAGGACTTACATTTGTATGCCTACAGCTCAAA GCTATCACAGATTTGAAGTTAGAACAAAAATGTGGGCAATGAACATGCATAAACCTGAGCAGATtgaaaaacttgatgaaaatgcTGCTATTGAATCCGGTGCCACAATTTTAGGAGAATTTATTATCTTCAGTATTGGTGTTTTATTAGTGTCAATGGAATACGCAAGACAGGTGAAAAAAGACAGCGCAAAAGAACAGGCCAGACTTGACGCGTGGAATGAACTGGAAAACAAAGTGAATTGTGTCTGTGAATCTATCCAAGGCTATGAACAGCAAGTACACCAGCTCAAAGACCTACTTCAAAAGTTAGAGAAGAGTATGAACGAAAAAGTGAAAAGCAAAACGTGA